In Thunnus maccoyii chromosome 3, fThuMac1.1, whole genome shotgun sequence, the following proteins share a genomic window:
- the LOC121891873 gene encoding E3 ubiquitin-protein ligase TRIM35-like encodes MSSRSEEDLSCSVCHDIFKDPVVLTCRHVFCKDCLKTWWKEKQTQECPLCKRRSSRSDLPHNLALKNLCEAFLLERDQRASAGSEALCSLHSETLKLFCLDHQQPVCLVCRDSKTHTNHRFRPIDEAAQDHKEELQKSLKPLQEKLKLFEEVKGNCDQTAEHIKVQARDTERQIKEQFKKLHQFLQEEEEARIAVLKEEEEQKSQMMKEKIETLSREIAALSNTIRATEEELRAEDVSFLQNYKAAVERVQQRPLLDDPELVSGALIDVAKYLGNLTYEIWDKMEEVVSYTPVILDPNTAHPELILSEDLTSVRRGERQKLPENRERIKNFPIVLGSEGFNSGTHSWDVEVGDSAGWVVGVETEFGVWVTVFYDGEFKALSGSDEVTVLQVEKKLQKIRVHLDYNRGKLSFSDLDTEAHIHTFTETFTGKLFPCISNEDELPIKILPEVDDDDDDDNSNGEDDDGDDADD; translated from the coding sequence ATGTCTTCCCGATCGGAGGAGGATCTCTCCTGTTCTGTCTGCCATGACATCTTTAAAGATCCTGTTGTCTTGACATGTAGGCACGTCTTCTGTAAGGACTGTCTGAAGACCTGGtggaaagagaaacaaacacaggaatGTCCACTTTGTAAGAGAAGATCATCAAGGAGTGATCTGCCTCATAACTTGGCTTTAAAGAACCTGTGTGAGGCCTTTTTACTGgagagagatcagagagcttcagCAGGATCTgaggctctctgcagtctgcactctgagacactcaaactcttctgtctggaccatcagcagccagtgtgtctCGTCTGCAGagattcaaaaacacacaccaaccaCAGATTCAGACCCATCGATGAAGCTGCACAGGATCACAAAGAGGAGCTCCAGAAATCCCTGAAGCCCTTACAGGAGAAACTGAAGCTTTTTGAAGAAGTTAAAGGAAACTGtgatcaaacagcagaacacattaaGGTCCAGgcaagagacacagagaggcagattaaggagcagtttaagaagcttcaccagtttctacaagaggaagaggaggccaggatTGCTGTtctgaaggaggaagaggagcagaagagtcagatgatgaaggagaagattgagactctgagcagagagatagcagcTCTTTCAAACACaatcagagccacagaggaggagctgagagctgaagacgtctcattcctgcagaactacaaggctgcagtggaaagagtccagcagcgccccctgctggatgatccAGAGCTGGtctcaggagctctgatagaTGTGGCCAAATACCTGGGCAACCTGACCTATGAAATTTGGGACAAGATGGAGGAGGTGGTCTCCTACACTCCTGTgattctggatccaaacactgctCATCCAgaactcatcctgtctgaagatctgaccagtgtgagacgtggagagagacagaagcttCCTGAAAATCGAGAGAGGATTAAGAACTTTCCCATTGTTCTGGGCTCTGAGGGCTTTAACTCAgggactcacagctgggatgttGAGGTTGGAGACAGTGCCGGCTGGGTTGTGGGTGTGGAAACTGAGTTCGGGGTTTGGGTGACTGTTTTCTATGATGGTGAATTCAAAGCACTGTCTGGATCGGATGAGGTAACTGTTCTCCAAGTGGAGAAGAAGCTGCAGAAGATCAGAGTTCATCTGGACTACAACAGAGGAAAACTGTCGTTCTCTGATCTTGATACtgaagcacacatacacaccttcacaGAGACTTTCACTGGGAAGTTGTTTCCATGCATTAGTAATGAGGATGAACTACCAATTAAGATTTTACCAGAggtggatgatgatgatgatgacgacaaCAGCAAtggtgaggatgatgatggtgatgatgcagATGATTAG